The sequence below is a genomic window from Chloroflexota bacterium.
GGAACACTTCTTGGGAGACTTCTGAGTACGCTGGGTCTATGAACGGCGAGACGACGTGGCCGGCGGTGCGCGGGAAGCGTCCAGCATTCTCCGGCGTCATGAACCACGTGAACACTGTCCACACGGCTTCTTCCGTCCCCGCATTGCCGATCTGCAGACCGTGGTTTGAAATGCGCGCTGACCTGCTGGGACCGTCACCGTCGTAGGGCAACGTGCCGGCTGCCCAGTTGAAGTTCGTGTCCTGGTTGATGAAGGACACTTGCATACCGATCTTGCCGGTGACGAAGGTATTCATGCGCTGGCCGCCCTTCAGCTCGTTGGCTTCGTCCGGGTTGGGCTGCACGTGGTACTTGACCTCGGTCACGTCCCGCCAGAATTCAAGCCCCTGCATGATGCCGGGTGAGTTGATGAAGGCCACTTTCTTGTCATCGTCCCACGGGCCCTGGCCAAAGTAGGTTCCGGTGGTCTCGCCCGCCGCGTTGCCGCCGCCCAAGCTGCCGCCAAAGCCGAACTGCCCGTCGCCGGTCAACTTCTGCGCGTAATCGAGGAACGTGTCCATGTTCCACCACTTGGCACTCGTGTCCACCGGCGGCTCTTCCAGTCCGGCCTCGGCAAACATGTCCTTGTTGTAGGCCATGGCATCGGAGGACGTACTTATGGGCATGCCGCCCAACACGCCGTCGAGCACCCACTCGAACAGTGACGACTCAATGTACAGGTCTGCCGGCACGAGCTTGTCAGCCTTGAAGAACTCGGTCAGATCGAGAATGGCGCCTGCCTGGAACATGCGGTCCCACGTCAACCAGCCGTTGTGCACGAAGTCTAAGGTTACGCCGCCGGCGTGGGCGGTCATGAACTTCTCATATACGCCGCGCCAGCCACCGGCCTGACCTGCAACCTCAACCTGAATGTTGGCATGCTGCGCGTTAAAGTCGTCAAAGATGGCGATTTCTTTTTCCTGGCGCGCTGGGCTTTCCGGCGAGGCATAGACAATGTTCACTACTTCCATGGTTTCAGGTTGCGCGGCCTCCGTGGATGTCTCTCCATCCGCGGGCGCTGCCTCACCTCCGGTCATCTGTGCCGTTCCGCACGCAGCGAGGAGACCGACTGCCCCAATCGTGGCGCCGGTACCCATGAGACGTCGTCGCGTTACATGTAAGTCCGCCATCGCTCCACCTCCTGATAGCACTTCAGCCGTGGACTCTTTACAGCAATAGAGTTGTAAATGCAATCACATCGCTGTTGTGGGCAGTATAGTCTTTCAGCCAAACTCTTGTCAATAACAGAATTGTGAAATCTTTGTGAAGGAGCGGGTCAGGTCAAGATGTTTTACTCAGCCAGTCAAGGCGCCCTTGCCACAATTGGAAAGAAAGCGGCTATGGCGATTTCCCGGTTCCTATGTCGCCTTCCAGGAAGTCCACAAACTGGCGCGCCGTGCGGCCGGAGAAGCCGTTCTGCTGCTGTGCCCACGTGATGGCGCGGGCGCGGAGATCCGCCTCCTGAATCTGGAGGCCACGTTGCTCGGTGAGGGCCGCCACGATTGCAAGGTAGTGCGCTTGCGTAGGTGAGACAAAGCTGATGCGGATGCCGAAACGATCGCTAAGGGAAAAAGTCTCTTGCAAGGTCTCTTTGGGATGTACTTCATCCTCGAGGATGCCGGCGCGATCGGAAAAGTTCTCACGAATGAGGTGGCTGCGGTTGGACGTAGCGTAGATAACTACGTTTCGCGGCTGCGCCGCCACGCTGCCTTCCAGGATGGCTTTCAAGGCTTTGTAGTCAGTCTCATGGGGCTCAAATGAGAGATCGTCCACGAAGACAACAAAGGACTGCGGCCGCACCTGGAGTTCCATCAAGATGTCGGGAAACTCGTTGAGATGCTCCTTGGCAAC
It includes:
- a CDS encoding extracellular solute-binding protein produces the protein MADLHVTRRRLMGTGATIGAVGLLAACGTAQMTGGEAAPADGETSTEAAQPETMEVVNIVYASPESPARQEKEIAIFDDFNAQHANIQVEVAGQAGGWRGVYEKFMTAHAGGVTLDFVHNGWLTWDRMFQAGAILDLTEFFKADKLVPADLYIESSLFEWVLDGVLGGMPISTSSDAMAYNKDMFAEAGLEEPPVDTSAKWWNMDTFLDYAQKLTGDGQFGFGGSLGGGNAAGETTGTYFGQGPWDDDKKVAFINSPGIMQGLEFWRDVTEVKYHVQPNPDEANELKGGQRMNTFVTGKIGMQVSFINQDTNFNWAAGTLPYDGDGPSRSARISNHGLQIGNAGTEEAVWTVFTWFMTPENAGRFPRTAGHVVSPFIDPAYSEVSQEVFRNQLGIDPRAYFLQAQQTRPHGWGMLKYSAWEKIRNEARPRYREQYQLGQIDTREYADWFQKLITDEMSAYFSGGG